One window of Neptuniibacter halophilus genomic DNA carries:
- a CDS encoding CBS domain-containing protein, translating to MLEAFRHIRLQDTADVDYVFTPELADSRTTLNSPAIDVFTDFHQVRPVTVSESISVQEALEYMKSQHVRLLFAIDSHDNFTGIVTSADILGRKVMAFMQKDGISREQVQVRHIMLGKLSIRALTYDQLVDARVGDVMLTLKNSGDQHVVVVEQNREGNSGIRGIISASDISRCLRIGFNVMYEAKSFADIEKVIAGDGEM from the coding sequence ATGTTAGAAGCATTCAGGCATATCAGACTACAGGACACGGCTGATGTGGATTATGTTTTCACCCCGGAGTTAGCTGATTCCAGAACAACGCTGAACAGTCCTGCGATAGATGTGTTCACTGATTTCCATCAGGTCAGACCGGTAACTGTTTCTGAGTCGATCTCGGTTCAGGAAGCGCTGGAATATATGAAAAGTCAGCATGTGCGTTTGCTGTTTGCCATAGACAGTCACGATAACTTTACCGGTATCGTCACTTCGGCAGATATTCTCGGGCGCAAAGTGATGGCCTTTATGCAAAAAGACGGGATCAGTCGTGAACAGGTTCAGGTGCGGCATATCATGCTGGGTAAGCTGAGTATAAGGGCGTTGACCTATGATCAGTTGGTTGATGCCCGGGTGGGAGATGTGATGCTGACCCTGAAAAACTCCGGCGATCAGCATGTGGTGGTCGTAGAGCAGAATCGGGAAGGTAATTCAGGTATTCGGGGTATTATTTCGGCCAGTGATATTTCGCGCTGTCTGCGCATCGGATTTAACGTGATGTATGAGGCTAAGAGCTTCGCAGATATCGAAAAAGTTATCGCCGGTGATGGCGAAATGTAG
- a CDS encoding response regulator transcription factor — protein sequence MESLILQLKQQPDFKEAPVLAVECTWDKLLKELDELLNQLDFPYFTYSVLTRKPVANTLSSESYRQRWENGSDIIGSLPDSVVKAYYSDVVQHDLIWDYLPGITKPFLADDMAGGQGSYAETFWQKQGVNSRVFIPVPGNADAYWFHYFGLYHKLPADEFREFFSRVSEWLVPILCRYHALLQAVAEKPQNPYLTQEILSPTCLHIIRMTAHGMPVKSIADKLALTEEGITYHITRAKKLFGARNKTQLISIMYEVGLF from the coding sequence ATGGAGAGCCTGATTCTACAGCTAAAGCAGCAGCCTGATTTTAAGGAAGCGCCCGTTCTTGCTGTAGAGTGCACATGGGATAAGCTGCTCAAAGAGCTTGATGAATTGTTGAATCAGCTCGATTTTCCTTATTTCACCTATTCGGTGCTGACCCGCAAACCGGTGGCCAATACTCTGAGCAGCGAAAGCTACCGCCAGCGTTGGGAAAATGGTTCGGATATTATCGGTTCCTTACCGGACTCAGTGGTCAAAGCTTACTACAGTGATGTGGTTCAGCATGATCTTATCTGGGATTATCTGCCGGGTATTACCAAGCCTTTCCTCGCTGATGATATGGCAGGTGGTCAGGGCAGTTATGCTGAAACCTTCTGGCAGAAGCAGGGTGTGAATTCCAGGGTATTTATTCCGGTTCCCGGCAATGCAGATGCCTACTGGTTTCACTATTTTGGCCTGTACCATAAACTGCCGGCCGATGAGTTCCGTGAGTTTTTCAGTCGTGTTAGTGAATGGCTGGTGCCTATTCTCTGCCGATACCATGCGTTGCTGCAGGCCGTCGCTGAAAAGCCGCAAAACCCTTACCTGACTCAGGAAATTCTCTCACCTACCTGTCTGCATATCATCCGTATGACAGCACACGGTATGCCGGTTAAAAGTATTGCGGATAAACTGGCGCTGACCGAAGAGGGGATTACCTATCATATTACCCGTGCTAAAAAGCTGTTCGGAGCCAGAAATAAAACTCAGCTCATCTCCATTATGTATGAGGTCGGTTTGTTCTGA
- a CDS encoding DUF58 domain-containing protein, which produces MLTGLITPLREVVNRWAASRRPSGRSILLNQKRIFIFPSAAGWAYLLLIVVLFLIAVNYQNNLIYGVSFMLVALGILTIHYTFLNLSGLRVQVLRGENCYAGDMAEFYLSLDSDNQRHYESIRLNWQGQPAEQVYLSKGSSQQVMLNVKARQRGILRPGLLRIETRYPFGLVCAWSWLEPDISALVFPKPHPGRVPQSQGGDGEGELGNDSSGEDFSGLDEYQPGISSRHIAWKQYAQGRGLLIKRFLGQQSRKVWLNWESWPELATEQRLSVLCYWAIQLEHEGVEYGVLLPGQKILPARGPQQLERVLTAAALFPGGAGRDQ; this is translated from the coding sequence ATGCTGACCGGGTTGATCACTCCTCTGCGGGAGGTTGTAAACCGCTGGGCGGCCTCGCGCCGTCCCAGTGGGCGCTCAATCCTGCTGAATCAGAAACGGATCTTCATTTTCCCCAGTGCGGCCGGGTGGGCCTATCTGCTGCTTATTGTGGTGTTGTTTCTGATTGCGGTGAACTACCAGAATAATCTGATCTACGGGGTCAGTTTCATGCTGGTGGCGCTGGGTATTCTTACCATCCATTACACCTTCCTCAATCTTTCCGGCCTTCGGGTGCAGGTACTCAGAGGGGAGAACTGTTATGCCGGCGATATGGCAGAGTTTTACCTTAGTCTGGATTCAGATAATCAGCGTCATTACGAGAGTATCCGTCTGAACTGGCAGGGCCAGCCTGCGGAACAGGTTTATCTGAGTAAGGGCAGCAGTCAGCAGGTGATGCTCAACGTAAAAGCCCGCCAGCGAGGTATTCTCAGGCCGGGTCTGTTGCGCATCGAAACCCGCTATCCGTTTGGTCTGGTCTGTGCGTGGAGCTGGCTGGAGCCGGATATCAGCGCACTGGTGTTTCCTAAACCACACCCGGGCAGGGTTCCGCAATCACAAGGGGGAGATGGCGAGGGCGAGCTGGGCAATGACAGTAGCGGAGAAGATTTTTCCGGGCTGGATGAGTATCAGCCTGGTATCTCCAGCCGGCATATCGCCTGGAAACAGTATGCTCAGGGGCGTGGCCTGCTGATTAAACGCTTCCTCGGGCAGCAGAGCCGTAAGGTATGGCTGAACTGGGAATCATGGCCGGAACTGGCTACAGAGCAACGACTCTCGGTGCTTTGCTACTGGGCTATCCAGCTTGAACATGAAGGCGTTGAGTATGGCGTGCTGTTGCCGGGTCAGAAGATTCTGCCAGCCAGGGGGCCGCAACAACTTGAGCGGGTTTTGACTGCGGCTGCACTCTTTCCCGGAGGTGCGGGCCGTGATCAGTAA
- a CDS encoding DUF2947 domain-containing protein produces MNYLPMEQYSKAWIFRHRDLPVPAEALEQIRPLTEQRAEQIWAEHISRGCSHPEHFSAEDWAGKDSSWAEGDYWQSAWDSNKPDLPGLLAEYLQDWDDNTRVFFCYHSDHIIETSWGVWRRYWKNFLFFDNGPLLIGRKRKKVVQFFDNGNYRIGERN; encoded by the coding sequence ATGAACTATTTACCAATGGAGCAGTACAGCAAAGCCTGGATCTTCCGTCATCGCGACCTGCCGGTTCCGGCCGAGGCGCTGGAACAGATTCGGCCGCTAACCGAACAGCGCGCAGAGCAGATCTGGGCCGAGCATATCAGTCGGGGCTGCTCTCACCCTGAGCATTTTTCAGCGGAAGATTGGGCCGGTAAAGACAGCAGTTGGGCTGAAGGGGATTACTGGCAGTCTGCGTGGGATTCGAATAAGCCGGATCTGCCGGGCCTGCTGGCTGAGTATCTGCAAGACTGGGATGATAACACCCGGGTTTTTTTCTGTTATCACAGTGATCATATTATCGAAACCAGTTGGGGTGTATGGCGACGTTACTGGAAAAACTTCCTGTTCTTTGACAATGGCCCGCTACTGATAGGGCGTAAGCGCAAAAAGGTCGTTCAGTTTTTTGATAACGGTAATTACCGTATCGGCGAACGGAACTGA
- a CDS encoding FKBP-type peptidyl-prolyl cis-trans isomerase, with protein sequence MQIAENLVALIHYTLKNEEGQVLDSSEGQEPLPFLCGANNIVSGLENALIGKVAGDKLDVLVKPEEGYGEVRAELIQKVDRNNFQGIDDIQVGMQFMAEAPWGQQPVTVVAVEEDGVTLDGNHPLAGQALQFSVEVTEVRAATEDELAHGHVHGEGCNHDH encoded by the coding sequence ATGCAGATTGCAGAAAATCTAGTAGCACTGATTCACTATACCCTGAAGAACGAGGAGGGCCAGGTACTGGATTCCTCTGAAGGCCAGGAGCCTTTACCTTTTCTGTGCGGCGCTAACAATATTGTTTCCGGTCTTGAAAATGCTCTGATTGGTAAGGTTGCAGGCGACAAACTGGATGTGCTGGTTAAGCCGGAAGAGGGTTATGGCGAAGTGCGTGCAGAGCTGATCCAGAAAGTTGACCGTAACAACTTCCAGGGCATTGATGATATTCAGGTGGGCATGCAGTTTATGGCTGAAGCGCCATGGGGTCAGCAGCCGGTGACTGTGGTAGCGGTCGAGGAAGATGGTGTCACTCTGGATGGTAATCACCCGTTGGCCGGTCAGGCGCTGCAGTTCAGTGTTGAAGTGACTGAAGTGCGTGCTGCTACAGAAGATGAACTGGCACACGGTCATGTTCATGGTGAAGGTTGCAACCACGACCACTAA
- a CDS encoding AAA family ATPase — MRNKLDQVIGSVGQVLYGKELQIRQALTCLIAGGHLLIEDLPGMGKTTLAHALAQVLGMDYQRIQFTSDMLPADILGAAIFDSSNGRFVFHKGPVFTQLLLADEINRTSPKTQSALLEAMEERQVSIEGETYPLVDPFFVIATQNPVSQYGTFPLPESQLDRFLMRIRLGYPSKEAERDLLCGGDARQKIPQLSVGLSVAELQQCRQEAAGVSASSSLIDYLLRLVRYSRESADFDYGISPRGSLALLNTAKVWAYLSGREYVVPEDIQTLLEPVFAHRLRAAEDYTEQGGTALIRKLLSDVDVVG, encoded by the coding sequence ATGCGTAACAAGCTGGATCAGGTCATCGGGTCGGTTGGGCAGGTGCTGTATGGCAAGGAGTTGCAGATCAGGCAGGCGTTAACCTGCCTGATTGCAGGTGGTCATCTGCTGATAGAAGACCTGCCGGGTATGGGGAAAACAACCCTGGCACATGCGCTGGCTCAGGTGCTGGGCATGGATTATCAGCGGATACAGTTCACCAGTGATATGTTACCGGCGGATATACTCGGTGCGGCGATCTTTGATAGCAGTAACGGCCGGTTTGTTTTTCACAAAGGCCCGGTATTTACACAGCTATTGCTGGCCGACGAAATTAACCGTACCAGCCCGAAAACCCAGAGTGCGCTGCTTGAGGCGATGGAGGAGCGTCAGGTCAGTATTGAAGGGGAAACCTATCCGCTGGTCGATCCCTTTTTTGTCATTGCCACGCAGAATCCTGTCTCTCAATATGGCACCTTTCCGTTGCCCGAATCACAGCTAGACCGGTTTTTGATGAGAATCCGGTTGGGTTATCCCTCTAAGGAGGCGGAGCGGGATCTGCTGTGCGGCGGCGATGCGCGACAAAAAATTCCTCAGCTATCGGTTGGCCTGAGCGTTGCAGAACTGCAGCAGTGCCGTCAGGAGGCGGCCGGAGTCTCAGCGTCGTCCAGTTTAATTGATTATCTGTTGCGGCTGGTGCGATACAGCCGTGAATCTGCTGATTTCGATTACGGTATCTCGCCCCGCGGTAGTCTTGCTTTGCTGAATACGGCAAAAGTGTGGGCCTACCTCAGTGGGCGGGAATATGTTGTGCCGGAGGATATACAGACGCTGCTGGAGCCGGTATTCGCCCACCGTCTGCGTGCCGCCGAGGATTACACTGAACAGGGTGGCACCGCGCTGATTCGCAAGCTGCTCAGTGACGTTGACGTGGTTGGCTAA
- a CDS encoding sensor domain-containing diguanylate cyclase — protein MSDKQIQARYDALLNATADVVMVLEPSGLVLSCSTGTANWIDADAVAGRQLSDLLPADISGEIVAAAVKASEQGKTTKADLQLRPEHVPVLREQGLSETKWLELRCSPAAGQVVAVFRDTSAKRRLERQVTSQAQRDPLTGAYNRRALRPVLEQAIAQAQRYDWVCSLMVIDVDHFSDLNDNYSWDCGDQVLQQLVTSIHGMKRTSDFLARYGDDQFVMFMPETNHEQGMAAGNRVRKLMEEMEIPYAAGDVHFTVSVGVAALNGPDDDSDNMLRRASENLFIAKQSGYNRVEGEA, from the coding sequence ATGTCCGATAAACAGATTCAAGCGCGCTATGACGCACTGCTGAATGCAACCGCAGATGTCGTAATGGTTCTCGAACCCTCGGGTCTGGTATTGTCCTGCTCGACCGGGACCGCCAACTGGATTGATGCGGATGCAGTTGCTGGCAGGCAGCTCAGTGATCTGTTGCCAGCGGATATCAGTGGCGAGATTGTTGCCGCAGCCGTTAAAGCATCGGAACAGGGTAAAACCACCAAGGCTGATCTGCAGTTACGTCCTGAACATGTACCTGTTCTGCGGGAGCAGGGCCTGTCTGAAACCAAGTGGCTGGAGCTGCGTTGCAGTCCGGCAGCGGGTCAGGTGGTTGCGGTGTTCCGTGATACGTCTGCGAAAAGGCGCCTCGAGCGTCAGGTCACCAGTCAGGCACAACGTGATCCACTGACCGGTGCTTATAACCGCCGCGCACTGCGACCGGTACTGGAGCAGGCAATAGCGCAGGCACAGCGTTATGACTGGGTCTGCAGTCTGATGGTCATCGATGTGGATCATTTCAGTGACCTCAACGACAACTATTCCTGGGATTGTGGCGATCAGGTATTACAGCAACTGGTTACCTCCATTCATGGTATGAAGCGAACATCCGATTTTCTGGCCCGTTACGGTGACGATCAGTTTGTGATGTTCATGCCGGAAACCAACCACGAGCAGGGTATGGCTGCGGGAAACCGCGTGCGTAAATTGATGGAGGAGATGGAGATCCCCTATGCAGCAGGTGATGTGCATTTCACGGTCAGTGTCGGCGTTGCTGCCCTGAACGGACCTGATGACGATTCCGATAACATGCTGCGCCGCGCGAGTGAAAATCTGTTTATTGCCAAGCAGAGCGGGTACAACCGTGTTGAGGGTGAAGCTTGA
- a CDS encoding FAD-binding oxidoreductase, translating into MLINQKIRLTLSSKRYLTPRSLELTYDAQEAVRYLPGQFFSLTFPLQGGSKTRSYSIVNQALDVRENRTFSFVITLLEGGQASEYFRDASVGSQVELAGPFGNLILPRQDPDRYLLIATGAGVAPYRSMLPELERRMNTQPGLSIELLLGVRDREDLLYEDEFLAFAEQHSQFSFSACYSRQSRVHHAFEHAGYVSSRFDALKPDAEQDMVYLCGHPQMVDQSVTYFEALGFTPARLKREKYLHSAM; encoded by the coding sequence ATGCTGATCAATCAGAAAATCAGGCTCACGCTGAGCAGCAAACGTTATCTGACGCCCCGATCACTTGAGCTGACTTATGATGCGCAGGAGGCTGTTCGCTATCTGCCCGGACAGTTCTTTTCGCTGACCTTCCCGCTTCAGGGAGGCAGCAAAACTCGCAGTTACAGCATCGTCAATCAGGCTCTGGATGTCCGGGAAAATCGGACCTTCAGTTTTGTGATCACTCTGCTCGAAGGAGGGCAGGCCAGTGAATATTTTCGTGATGCATCAGTGGGGAGTCAGGTTGAGCTGGCCGGACCTTTTGGTAATCTGATTCTGCCGCGGCAGGATCCCGACCGGTATCTGCTGATTGCCACCGGCGCCGGGGTTGCGCCTTACCGCTCCATGTTGCCGGAGCTTGAGCGCAGAATGAATACGCAGCCCGGGCTCAGCATTGAACTCTTACTCGGGGTTCGTGACCGGGAAGATCTGCTTTACGAAGATGAGTTTCTGGCATTTGCCGAACAGCATTCGCAATTCAGTTTTTCTGCCTGCTATAGCCGGCAGAGCCGTGTGCATCACGCCTTTGAACACGCGGGATATGTCTCCTCCCGGTTTGATGCGTTAAAGCCTGATGCTGAACAGGATATGGTTTATCTCTGTGGCCATCCGCAGATGGTAGACCAGTCAGTAACCTATTTTGAGGCACTAGGGTTTACCCCGGCACGGTTGAAACGGGAAAAATATCTGCACAGCGCCATGTAA
- a CDS encoding type III PLP-dependent enzyme, translating to MILPQHFSEGAESRLKTLTDQYPTPFLALDLSVVKTRYDELAGGFPEADIYYAVKANPADEIIELLAASGSSFDIASPQELDKVLKYGVEPGRISYGNTIKKASAIEYFYTQGVRMFATDSEADLRNIARCAPGSDIYIRVLTDGSEGADWPLSRKFGCNPEMAVELAVLARELGLNPYGVSFHVGSQQRDIDVWDGAIAKVKVIFERLLQEYDIRLEMINMGGGFPAMYLQKTNEFSTYAEEITRFLQEDFSDEVPRIILEPGRSLVGDAGVIVSEVVLISRKSSTALERWVYTDVGMFNGLIETLGEAIKYPLATSRSGPEEEVILAGPTCDSLDIMYEQHKYELPLSLEIGDHIYWLSTGAYTTSYSSIEFNGFPPLDYYIL from the coding sequence ATGATCTTACCGCAGCATTTCTCTGAGGGTGCCGAGTCTCGTCTCAAGACGCTGACTGACCAATATCCTACGCCGTTTCTGGCGCTTGATCTCTCCGTAGTGAAAACACGCTACGATGAACTGGCCGGGGGCTTCCCCGAGGCAGATATCTACTATGCGGTAAAAGCAAATCCGGCGGACGAAATTATTGAGCTGCTGGCTGCATCAGGCTCCAGTTTTGATATTGCCTCCCCGCAGGAGCTCGACAAGGTGCTGAAATACGGCGTAGAGCCAGGTCGTATCAGTTACGGTAATACGATCAAAAAAGCCTCAGCGATTGAGTACTTTTACACGCAGGGTGTGCGCATGTTTGCCACCGACTCTGAAGCGGATCTGAGAAATATTGCGCGCTGTGCTCCGGGTTCTGATATCTATATCCGGGTGCTGACAGATGGTTCCGAAGGTGCGGACTGGCCGCTGTCGAGGAAGTTCGGCTGCAATCCGGAGATGGCAGTGGAATTAGCGGTCCTTGCCAGAGAGCTGGGCCTGAACCCATACGGTGTCTCATTTCACGTCGGTTCTCAGCAGCGGGATATTGACGTCTGGGACGGGGCGATTGCCAAAGTTAAGGTCATCTTTGAACGTCTCCTTCAGGAATACGATATCCGCCTGGAAATGATCAATATGGGTGGTGGTTTTCCGGCAATGTATCTGCAGAAAACCAATGAGTTCAGCACCTATGCAGAAGAGATTACCCGCTTCCTGCAGGAGGATTTCAGCGACGAAGTTCCGCGGATTATTCTTGAGCCGGGCCGGTCGCTGGTCGGGGATGCCGGTGTCATTGTTTCTGAAGTGGTGCTGATTTCAAGGAAGTCATCCACCGCACTTGAACGTTGGGTTTACACCGACGTTGGGATGTTCAACGGACTGATCGAAACCCTGGGTGAGGCCATTAAATACCCGCTGGCGACCAGTCGCAGTGGGCCTGAAGAGGAGGTGATCCTTGCCGGGCCTACGTGTGACAGTCTCGACATTATGTATGAACAGCATAAATATGAGCTGCCGTTATCGCTTGAGATTGGCGATCATATTTACTGGTTATCTACCGGTGCCTATACCACCAGCTACAGCTCCATAGAGTTTAATGGCTTTCCTCCGCTTGACTACTACATATTGTAA